The Strix uralensis isolate ZFMK-TIS-50842 chromosome 23, bStrUra1, whole genome shotgun sequence genome has a segment encoding these proteins:
- the LZIC gene encoding protein LZIC → MASRGTTETSKLKQNLEEQLDRLMQQLQDLEECREELDADEYEETKKETLEQLSEINDSLKKIMSGDMTLVDELSGMQLAIQAAISQAFKTPEVIRMFAKKQPRQLRTKLAEMDRDLMVGKLGRDLYTQQKVEILTALRKLGEKLTPDDEMFLSANAGTALSQFERVSTDLGSGDKVFALASFEVEKAKQ, encoded by the exons ATGGCTTCAAGAGGAACAACAGAGACCAGTAAACTAAAACAAAACTTGGAAGAGCAGTTGGATAGGTTAATGCAGCAGCTTCAAGATCTGGAGGAATGCAG AGAGGAGCTAGATGCAGATGAGTATGAGGAGACCAAAAAAGAAACTCTAGAACAGCTGAGTGAGATCAATGACTCCCTGAAGAAGATTATGTCTGGAGACATGACTTTGGTGGATGAGCTCAGCGGGATGCAACTG GCAATACAAGCAGCCATCAGCCAAGCATTTAAAACTCCAGAAGTAATTAGAATGTTTGCGAAGAAACAACCAAGGCAATTGAGGACAAAGTTGGCGGAG ATGGACCGAGACTTAATGGTTGGGAAGTTGGGACGAGACCTGTACACACAACAGAAAGTGGAAATCCTGACTGCCCTCAGGAAGCTTGGTGAGAAG CTCACTCCAGATGATGAGATGTTCTTGTCAGCAAATGCTGGTACAGCCCTGAGCCAATTTGAGAGAGTCTCCACTGACCTTG GATCAGGAGACAAAGTCTTTGCTCTAGCAAGTTTTGAAGTAGAAAAGGCAAAACAATGA